The following proteins come from a genomic window of Sulfitobacter indolifex:
- a CDS encoding NAD(P)/FAD-dependent oxidoreductase, protein MKDCLIIGGGPAGLTAALYLARFLREVMVFDAREGRALKIPKTHNLAPFPDGISGEDLLGWMQSHAEIYGAEIINDEVLEIPKKRWRIPCDDRKWHHHCTDRYIGLRRDQPWPATFKTGS, encoded by the coding sequence ATGAAGGACTGCCTCATCATCGGTGGCGGGCCAGCGGGTCTTACCGCCGCACTTTACCTTGCCCGCTTTCTGCGCGAGGTCATGGTCTTCGATGCGCGCGAAGGACGGGCGCTGAAAATACCCAAGACGCACAATCTCGCTCCCTTTCCTGACGGCATTTCGGGCGAGGACCTGCTTGGATGGATGCAATCCCATGCCGAAATTTATGGCGCAGAGATCATCAATGATGAGGTGCTGGAGATTCCCAAAAAAAGATGGCGCATTCCGTGTGACGACCGCAAATGGCACCACCACTGCACGGACCGTTATATTGGCCTCCGGCGTGATCAACCATGGCCCGCCACTTTCAAAACAGGATCATGA
- a CDS encoding NADH-quinone oxidoreductase subunit N yields MPIGDVSPEIAIIVAAVLALLFAAFAPRRMQAGSALIALAGIAVAIVLVLGQLGETRFTFSGTWALDGASLWARLMILLGTAFCILLAPGWFRTDPRHGEYYTILLLGALGAMAMAGAGDLLQLTIAVLLSSVTGYTLAAWHRDWALSVEAGMKYFLMGALANALLITGVTLMLGLLGSTGYADIAASLRLGTGHSPLLFVGFALTLTGVAFKLGAVPAHAWLPDVAEGAPVPSAAFLTVVPKIGAAIALARLVQLVPPEFLGLRPLIAILAAATMTLGNLAAFWQDDIRRLIGWSSVAQAGYVLMAVTVLGLSPDALSALLAFIASYAIGNLAAFAVVAYLRGRTAIADYDGLAKRRPIVATVLVVSFLSLVGIPPTVGFLGKLALFMTTIDGGYSWLAVVAAANTVASLFYYARVMGRAYFNAPPEEIAVLDRSSGVAVLIGGIFVIGGAVLAGSAFTAFQLSQLLPG; encoded by the coding sequence GTGCCAATCGGCGACGTATCCCCTGAGATCGCGATCATCGTGGCGGCAGTGTTGGCGCTGCTGTTTGCGGCCTTTGCGCCCCGCCGGATGCAGGCGGGGTCGGCACTCATCGCCCTCGCAGGCATTGCCGTCGCCATTGTTTTGGTTCTGGGGCAATTGGGGGAAACCCGGTTCACCTTTTCAGGAACTTGGGCGCTGGACGGAGCCAGCCTTTGGGCGCGATTGATGATCCTGTTGGGCACGGCCTTTTGTATTCTCCTGGCACCGGGCTGGTTCCGCACCGATCCACGCCATGGAGAATATTATACGATCCTCCTGCTTGGTGCGCTTGGGGCTATGGCAATGGCCGGTGCCGGAGACCTGTTACAACTCACTATCGCGGTGCTGCTGTCTTCTGTCACCGGCTACACGCTGGCCGCGTGGCACCGCGACTGGGCGCTGTCCGTCGAAGCTGGCATGAAATATTTCCTCATGGGCGCGCTGGCAAACGCATTGCTGATTACCGGGGTCACCTTAATGCTGGGACTCTTGGGGAGCACTGGATACGCAGATATTGCTGCTTCATTAAGGCTCGGCACTGGGCATTCCCCGCTGCTCTTCGTCGGATTTGCGCTAACCCTAACCGGCGTCGCGTTCAAACTGGGTGCAGTACCCGCGCATGCATGGTTGCCCGATGTGGCCGAAGGCGCACCGGTCCCTTCAGCCGCATTCCTGACGGTCGTGCCCAAGATCGGCGCGGCCATCGCATTGGCTCGCCTCGTACAGCTTGTGCCCCCGGAATTTCTTGGCCTGCGCCCGCTGATCGCGATTTTAGCCGCAGCGACAATGACCTTGGGCAATCTGGCCGCGTTTTGGCAGGATGATATCCGCCGGCTAATCGGCTGGTCCTCGGTGGCACAGGCAGGCTACGTATTGATGGCCGTCACCGTTCTGGGGCTTAGTCCAGATGCGCTGAGTGCCCTGCTGGCCTTCATAGCCAGCTATGCGATAGGCAATCTCGCTGCCTTCGCAGTCGTGGCATACCTACGCGGGCGCACGGCTATCGCCGACTACGACGGCTTGGCCAAGCGGCGCCCTATCGTGGCGACAGTACTGGTGGTCTCTTTCCTGTCTCTGGTGGGCATTCCGCCAACAGTCGGATTTCTGGGCAAACTGGCGCTGTTCATGACCACGATCGACGGCGGCTATAGTTGGCTCGCGGTGGTTGCAGCTGCCAATACCGTTGCGTCGCTGTTCTACTATGCGCGGGTGATGGGTCGCGCATATTTCAACGCGCCGCCTGAGGAGATCGCTGTGCTTGATCGCTCAAGTGGTGTGGCAGTGTTGATCGGGGGCATTTTCGTGATCGGCGGAGCCGTGTTGGCTGGAAGCGCGTTCACAGCCTTTCAACTCAGCCAGCTATTGCCGGGATAA
- a CDS encoding complex I subunit 4 family protein has product MLTLTILIPMLGALALTVLPSLGHAAARIIAVATSTLSFLLLLIVWYQFDTSSAAPAFQAYAEAPWIPALGVFWRVGVDGMSLALSLMSGVLFIACIAWPMENPERPRAYYAWFLFLESVSLGLFMVLDLLIFYVFFDLSLVGMFFLIGRWGHGDAQGAALKFFIYTLAGSLAILLAIIGLVLTVDPITFDMRALIAAQPLAEMDLRGGLILLGFVLGFAVKAPLFPVHTWLPPAHVMAPGPVSAILAGVLLKMGTYGLVRIPFQMMRETFADYALPLAIVALASILWGAIVALGQTDLKRRIAYTSVNHMGYTVLGIAAAGALLNGAEGAREMALTGAVVEMVAHGLITGALFLIAGGFWARSGTYDMDAYGGLAKVAPRLTVAAVIAAFASLGLPGLAGFVAEVQIFVGTFAVFPVIAAIGLLGILITAALFLRLLQQVFFGDLPKAREGFADVSLREGSILAAILALVILIGIYPRWLLDLIGSASSAIIGS; this is encoded by the coding sequence ATGCTGACACTCACCATCCTAATCCCGATGCTGGGCGCCCTGGCTCTGACCGTTCTGCCCAGTCTCGGCCATGCCGCTGCCCGCATCATCGCGGTCGCAACCTCGACATTGTCGTTCTTGCTGCTTCTAATCGTCTGGTACCAGTTTGACACAAGCTCAGCGGCCCCTGCCTTTCAGGCCTATGCGGAGGCCCCTTGGATACCCGCGCTCGGTGTCTTCTGGCGCGTGGGCGTGGATGGCATGTCATTGGCGCTCTCGTTGATGAGCGGCGTCCTCTTTATCGCTTGCATTGCATGGCCGATGGAGAACCCTGAACGTCCCCGCGCCTACTATGCATGGTTTCTGTTTCTGGAGTCGGTGTCGCTGGGCCTGTTCATGGTCCTCGATTTGCTGATCTTCTATGTCTTCTTTGATCTCAGCCTCGTCGGGATGTTCTTCCTTATCGGACGGTGGGGCCATGGTGACGCCCAAGGTGCGGCGCTCAAGTTCTTTATCTACACGTTGGCGGGGTCCCTCGCGATTTTGCTGGCGATTATCGGGCTGGTGCTGACAGTTGACCCAATCACGTTTGACATGCGCGCTTTGATTGCTGCGCAGCCATTGGCAGAGATGGATTTGCGGGGCGGTTTGATCCTTTTGGGCTTCGTTCTGGGGTTTGCCGTCAAAGCCCCGCTGTTTCCGGTTCACACATGGTTGCCACCTGCGCACGTCATGGCACCGGGGCCGGTGTCGGCCATCCTCGCTGGCGTCTTGCTGAAGATGGGGACCTATGGGCTTGTGCGGATCCCCTTTCAGATGATGCGCGAAACCTTCGCCGATTATGCATTGCCACTGGCGATCGTGGCACTCGCTTCTATCCTGTGGGGGGCCATTGTCGCCTTGGGGCAAACCGACCTAAAACGGCGCATCGCCTACACGTCGGTCAATCATATGGGCTATACCGTCTTGGGCATCGCCGCCGCAGGAGCCTTGTTGAACGGCGCAGAAGGCGCGCGCGAAATGGCTTTGACCGGTGCGGTGGTCGAAATGGTCGCGCACGGGTTAATCACCGGCGCGCTCTTCTTGATTGCCGGTGGCTTCTGGGCGCGCAGTGGGACCTATGACATGGATGCTTACGGCGGGCTGGCTAAAGTGGCTCCTCGACTGACAGTCGCTGCCGTGATTGCGGCTTTTGCCAGCCTCGGGTTGCCGGGGTTGGCCGGTTTTGTAGCGGAAGTGCAGATTTTTGTCGGCACCTTTGCCGTCTTTCCGGTGATCGCTGCGATTGGTCTGCTGGGCATTCTCATTACTGCCGCACTCTTTCTGCGGCTGTTGCAACAGGTGTTCTTTGGTGACCTGCCAAAAGCGCGCGAGGGGTTTGCCGATGTCAGCTTGCGTGAAGGCAGCATTCTCGCAGCGATCTTGGCGCTGGTCATTCTGATCGGCATCTATCCGCGCTGGTTGCTTGATCTGATCGGCAGCGCCTCCTCTGCCATAATAGGGAGCTGA